From a single Oncorhynchus tshawytscha isolate Ot180627B linkage group LG29, Otsh_v2.0, whole genome shotgun sequence genomic region:
- the ipo4 gene encoding importin-4: MSGELEQILLQLTQPDNAIIQQATAQLKLAFKDPAIIPALCAVMTGSQNPQIRQSAAVMLRMRVKKHWKKISLDHRESLKAVVLQAFQQETEHTVRHSLSQLSAVMVKHETPDRWPALFTLLNQSTKSNNPTDRQVGLLLLSKVVESNPEPFKPHYRQLLQLFGTVLQDLDNPTAMYYCILTLTAMTAYTGTEEMNLMRALIPRLIIALKHLIKADQGQASDAMEVFDELMESEVSIIVPHIAEIVHFCLEVSADTTLTDSLRVKALSCIAFLIRLKSKTVLKQKLLNPILQTVFPVLSAAPPPGEEDPEDEENGDEGDTDNESPKHFAAQVIDTMALHMPPEKLFQQLMPLTQVCLASENPYERKAGLMCMAVLAEGCADHIRTKLLSSMLQTVCQSLSDNNQVVRSAGLFALGQFSEHLQPEVSKYCAELMPLLLGYMSALNQAKIGHITKAFYALENFMENLGSEIEPYLPTLMETMLSALSNAENLKLKELAVSAIGAIANAAKEKLVPYFPPVIESLKGFLTDTRDEMRALQTQALDTLSVLARTIGKDVFSPLAAECVQLGLNLTNAIDDPDLRRCTYSLFSAVSTVSPDCLSPHLTAITTIMLLSLKSTEGVTAHLEEDKTFVLLDDDDDDDDAEGDAILDDEGADTVDPDTAGFSVENAYIDEKEDACDALGEIAFNTGATFQPFLESSFQQVYELRDFPHEDVRRAAFGAMGQFCRAQHKVWQENPTEANHQAMQKLLGVVLPSFLEAVRGERERQVVMGVLEAMNAVLKACQGEALQSPGRLQEISQAIRDVLKKRTVCQDGGGDEADDDEQQAEYDAMLQEFAGEGIPLLASAVPADTFQPHLNELLPLIMNKAKSSCTVADRSFSVGTLGEILQSLVSVSGGRACAGKLSNRLLPVLVAGVRDSDSEVRNNSVFGLGALAQAAGPLVAQDYPMMLSLFSNLLSKEQDRRVIDNLCAALCRMIMSHMEGVPLEQVFPALLACLPLKEDMEENKTVYSCLAMLYSQNPAMVVSQIKPIVSASSHVLGTKDLDPETQNTLVMLLRDVAQRHSQKFEGAVRSLPAEQKMKLTAAVSQS, encoded by the exons ATGTCTGGGGAACTAGAACAGATTCTCTTACAACTTACGCAGCCTGACAATGCGATTATTCAGCAG GCCACCGCCCAGTTGAAGCTGGCTTTTAAAGACCCAGCCATAATCCCAGCGTTGTGTGCTGTCATGACTGGGTCCCAGAACCCACAG atccgccagtcagctgCAGTGATGTTGCGGATGAGAGTAAAGAAGCATTGGAAGAAGATTAGCCTTGATCACAGAGAGAG TCTGAAAGCAGTGGTACTACAAGCTTTTCAGCAGGAGACAGA ACACACAGTGCGCCACTCCCTCTCACAGCTCAGTGCAGTGATGGTCAAACACGAGACTCCAGACCGCTGGCCTGCTCTATTCACACTCCTCAACCAGTCCACCAAGAGCAACAACCCAACGGACAGACAG GTGGGTCTACTCTTGCTCAGCAAAGTGGTGGAGTCCAACCCAGAGCCCTTCAAGCCCCATTACCGCCAACTGCTGCAGCTGTTTGGCACCGTGCTGCAAGACCTGGACAACCCCACAGCTATGTACTACTGCATCCTCACCCTCACTGCTATGACTGCCTACACTGGCACAGAGGAGATG AACCTCATGCGCGCCCTCATCCCAAGACTGATCATTGCGCTCAAACACCTAATCAAGGCAGACCAA GGTCAGGCCAGTGATGCCATGGAGGTGTTTGATGAGCTGATGGAGAGTGAGGTGTCCATCATTGTGCCACACATTGCTGAAATTGTCCATTTCTGCTTGGAG GTCAGTGCAGACACCACCCTGACTGACTCCCTGCGTGTAAAGGCTCTTTCCTGCATCGCTTTTCTCATCCGACTCAAGAGCAAG ACGGTGCTAAAGCAGAAGCTGCTGAATCCCATCCTGCAGACAGTGTTCCCTGTGCTGAGTGCAGCGCCCCCACCTGGGGAGGAGGACCCAGAGGATGAGGAGAATGGCGACGAGGGCGACACCGACAACGAGAGTCCTAAACACTTTGCTGCTCAG GTTATTGACACCATGGCTCTTCACATGCCCCCAGAGAAACTATTCCAGCAGCTG ATGCCCCTGACCCAGGTGTGCCTGGCCAGTGAGAACCCCTATGAGAGGAAGGCAGGCTTGATGTGTATGGCAGTGCTGGCTGAGGGCTGTGCCGACCACATACGGACCAA GTTGCTGTCCTCCATGCTGCAGACGGTGTGCCAGAGTCTGTCAGACAATAACCAGGTAGTCCGCAGCGCCGGCCTCTTTGCCCTGGGACAGTTCTCAGAGCACCTGCAGCCCGAGGTCAGTAAGTACTGTGCCGAGCTGATGCCACTTTTGCTGGGCTACATGTCGGCTTTGAACCAGGCCAAGATCGGACACATCACCAAGGCCTTCTACGCCCTGGAGAACTTCATGGAAAACCTGG GTTCGGAGATTGAGCCCTACCTGCCCACCCTGATGGAGACCATGTTGTCTGCCCTCAGCAATGCAGAGAACCTGAAGCTAAAAGAGCTGGCTGTTAGTGCCATAGGAGCTATAG CCAATGCAGCCAAAGAGAAGCTAGTTCCTTACTTCCCACCTGTTATTGAGAGCCTGAAGGGCTTCCTCACTGACACAAGGGATGAGATGAGGGCTCTGCAAACACAGGCTCTAG ATACTCTGTCAGTGCTGGCCCGCACCATAGGCAAGGATGTGTTCAGCCCCCTGGCTGCAGAGTGTGTTCAGCTGGGACTCAACCTCACCAACGCCATCGACGACCCCGACCTGCGGCGCTGCAC gtacagccTGTTCTCGGCTGTGTCCACAGTGAGTCCAGACTGTCTGAGCCCCCACCTCACAGCTATCACCACCATCATGCTGTTGTCCCTCAAGTCCACAGAGGGAGTTACG GCTCACCTTGAGGAGGACAAGACTTTTGTCCTGCTGGAcgacgacgatgatgatgatgacgccGAGGGAGATGCCATTTTGGATGACGAGGGGGCCGACACCGTGGACCCAGACACAGCCGG GTTCAGTGTGGAAAACGCCTACATTGACGAGAAGGAGGACGCCTGTGATGCTCTGGGAGAGATTGCCTTCAACACCGG TGCCACCTTCCAGCCCTTCCTGGAGTCCAGCTTTCAGCAGGTCTATGAGCTGCGTGAT TTCCCCCACGAGGATGTACGCAGGGCTGCCTTCGGGGCCATGGGCCAGTTCTGCCGAGCTCAACATAAAGTGTGGCAGGAGAATCCCACTGAGGCCAACCACCAGG CCATGCAGAAGCTGCTGGGGGTGGTGCTTCCCAGCTTCTTGGAGGCGGTGCGCGGTGAGCGTGAGCGCCAGGTGGTGATGGGTGTGCTGGAGGCCATGAATGCCGTGCTGAAGGCCTGCCAGGGGGAAGCACTGCAGAGCCCCGGGCGCCTGCAGGAGATCAGTCAGGCCATCCGAGATGTGCTCAAGAAGAGG ACTGTCTGTCAGGACGGAGGAGGAGATGAGGCAGATGATGacgaacagcag GCGGAGTATGATGCCATGCTCCAGGAGTTTGCAGGTGAGGGGATTCCTCTGCTGGCCTCCGCCGTACCAGCGGACACCTTCCAGCCCCATCTCAACGAGCTGCTGCCCCTCATCATGAACAAGGCT AAATCATCGTGCACGGTGGCTGACCGTTCCTTCTCCGTGGGCACGCTTGGAGAGATCCTGCAATCCCTGGTCAGTGTGTCCGGGGGAAGAGCCTGTGCTGGTAAACTGTCCAATCGGCTGCTGCCTGTGCTGGTTGCCGGGGTGAGAGACAGTGATAGCGAGGTTCGCAACAACAGCGTGTTTGGACTGGGAGCTCTGGCCCAGGCTGCTGGACCACTCGTCGCTCA AGACTACCCCATGATGCTGTCCCTCTTCTCCAACCTGCTGTCCAAagaacaggacaggagggtgATTGACAATCTGTGCGCTGCACTCTGCAGGATGATCATGAGCCACATGGAGGGTGTCCCTCTGGAACAG GTGTTCCCTGCCCTCCTGGCCTGCCTCCCTCTGAAGGAGGACATGGAGGAGAATAAGACTGTGTACAGCTGCCTGGCCATGCTCTACTCACAGAACCCTGCAATG GTGGTGAGTCAAATTAAGCCAATAGTATCTGCTTCCAGCCACGTCCTGGGAACGAAGGACCTTGATCCAG AAACCCAGAACACCCTGGTCATGCTGCTCCGAGACGTCGCTCAGCGCCACTCCCAGAAATTTGAGGGTGCCGTGAGGTCACTTCCTGCCGAGCAAAAGATGAAGCTGACTGCGGCCGTCAGCCAATCATAA
- the LOC112227810 gene encoding homeobox protein DLX-3-like, which yields MADWKVPVSFNPSYHAFTYGLVYQPGAEQNHPNFSSWTEATYNSGVSASYYSQAQPQHQSPSWSPELNNAGTSNGQYPGSVLCLGDPHSHTQSGRLFISNNRAPHDPQTETERLSSDTQSDSETYTSPESLSSVNDREEYNPQANHTTWVRNELETASGSPISNEHVSSSHPEEFRSPHVMGSEDCTLQSLPPSSPEKVDKNIPKQKARTAFSTGQMDALTHRFNMQKYLTPAEMKTLARLTGLTYKQVKTWFQNRRMKLKRHQKDDSWASPGYPIPGYHNMPQRPQFQGKPQAQIQDHTIAQQFRETMLRRSPQHNLPYYAVGYPQLSSPPQPPARPPGIWPLPPAVTHHEYPNGYSTVSANHYTSINSDDWKVMSPMHKSSQ from the exons ATGGCAGACTGGAAGGTACCAGTGAGCTTCAACCCATCCTACCACGCTTTTACCTATGGTCTCGTGTACCAACCAGGGGCTGAGCAAAACCATCCTAACTTCTCCAGCTGGACAGAGGCCACATACAACTCTGGGGTCAGCGCCAGCTACTACTCGCAAGCGCAGCCACAGCATCAATCACCATCCTGGAGTCCCGAACTAAACAATGCTGGCACGAGCAATGGCCAATACCCGGGTTCTGTGTTATGTCTTGGTGACCCTCACAGCCATACCCAGAGTGGCCGCCTCTTCATTTCCAACAACCGGGCTCCGCATGATCCGCAAACGGAAACCGAGCGGCTAAGTAGCGACACCCAGAGCGACTCAGAGACTTATACCTCACCAG AGTCTTTGAGTTCAGTGAACGACCGAGAGGAGTACAATCCGCAAGCCAACCATACCACCTGGGTGAGAAATGAGTTGGAGACAGCCAGTGGAAGCCCAATTAGCAATGAGCATGTCTCCAGTTCGCATCCAGAGGAGTTTCGAAGTCCACACGTTATGGGGAGTGAGGACTGCACCCTGCAGTCATTGCCCCCTTCTTCCCCAGAGAAAGTGGACAAGAATATCCCCAAACAAAAAGCTCGAACTGCTTTCTCAACAGGCCAAATGGATGCCCTTACTCATAGGTTTAACATGCAGAAGTACCTCACCCCTGCTGAGATGAAGACCCTGGCTAGACTGACTGGGCTTACTTACAAACAG gtAAAAACATGGTTCCAGAATCGCAGGATGAAACTGAAGAGGCACCAGAAAGACGACAGCTGGGCATCACCTGGCTACCCCATCCCTGGCTACCACAACATGCCACAGCGCCCCCAG TTTCAGGGCAAACCCCAAGCACAGATCCAGGACCACACCATTGCTCAACAGTTTCGAGAGACCATGTTAAGGAGGAGTCCTCAACATAACCTGCCTTACTATGCTGTTGGGTATCCTCAGCTATCCTCTCCCCCCCAGCCCCCTGCAAGGCCCCCGGGCATCTGGCCCCTGCCCCCAGCTGTGACCCACCATGAGTACCCCAATGGCTACAGCACGGTCAGTGCAAACCACTATACTAGCATCAACAGTGATGACTGGAAAGTTATGAGCCCCATGCACAAGTCTAGCCAATAA
- the si:dkeyp-28d2.4 gene encoding uncharacterized protein si:dkeyp-28d2.4 isoform X2: MLEKLLMLRSYFCLFLTILIENNHSKSKLVLNALLKGTSTVFSPCRLWYSNQQPFGNWTNSLNARHSNRKYVTDATQFNFNTVVCQKPLRVCDSFSFPVDGFHDCKVNVNSDMACSTDNMFLIGLFMSGVLACFGQRHLITTMPEKLDVLSGSCVQIPCAFDVPQDCSTFNSTVITSGVWIKESPYFGGRLNIVIFNSSKTYNTYQGKITGNMSWKDCTTVFFNVTSSYTNSYFFRIESRPFSATDPEKSVHIAVRVSPKNTSASLSPADPVSVGSCVNLTCSSTANPPVTNFTWFQICGGKPTQVASGQTYTINVTVGDGGMYYCEARNNHGIEKSMKVLLAIEGQEEPLNPSVLGIAGAGGTLGVILLIILITFFGWKRKSRLPDGLERTDNPLGQNSPVGMVYTNQAMTGEEPEEPAEDQPEEIHYGEIDFSKLRPKETPAVALDREQGQESEYAEVSVTRRGAQEPPVKTTSGSVSVPRDG, from the exons atgcttgagaaattgctcatgctaagaagctatttttgtttatttctgaccattttaattgaaaacaatcacagtaagagcAAACTCgtgttaaatgccttgctcaagggcacatcaacagttttttcaccttgtcggctctggTATTCTAACCAGCAACCATTCGGTAACTGGACAAACAGTCTAAACGCTAGGCATAGTAATAGGAAGTATGTGACTGATGCAACTCAATTTAATTTTAACACTGTTGTTTGTCAGAAACCACTACGGGTGTGTGATAGCTTCTCCTTTCCTGTGGATGGTTTTCATGATTGTAAG GTGAATGTGAATTCTGACATGGCATGTAGTACTGACAACATGTTTCTCATTGGCCTCTTTATGTCAG GTGTTTTGGCCTGTTTTGGCCAAAGACATTTGATCACCACAATGCCAGAGAAATTGGATGTACTGAGTGGCTCCTGTGTTCAAATCCCATGTGCATTTGATGTTCCTCAAGATTGCTCTACATTTAACAGCACAGTAATTACCTCCGGAGTGTGGATTAAAGAATCACCGTACTTTGGTGGCAGGCTGAACATTGTGATATTTAACAGTAGTAAGACATACAACACCTATCAAGGGAAGATAACTGGAAACATGTCCTGGAAGGACTGCACCACAGTCTTCTTCAATGTAACCTCTAGTTACACTAACAGCTACTTCTTCAGAATTGAGAGTAGACCATTCAGCGCAACAGACCCTGAGAAGTCTGTTCATATAGCTGTCAGAG tctctcctaaaAACACCTCAGCCTCCCTCAGTCCAGCTGATCCAGTATCAGTGGGCAGTTGTGTGAATCTGACCTGCAGCAGCACAGCCAACCCTCCTGTGACAAACTTCACCTGGTTCCAGATTTGTGGGGGTAAACCAACACAGGTAGCATCTGGACAGACCTACACCATCAATGTGACTGTTGGTGATGGAGGGATGTACTACTGTGAAGCAAGAAATAATCACGGCATTGAGAAGTCAATGAAAGTGCTTCTAGCTATTGAAG GGCAAGAAGAGCCTCTTAACCCAAGCGTTTTGGGAATTGCAGGAGCAGGAGGAACCTTGGGAGTAATTTTGCTAATCATCCTGATCACTTTCTTTGGATG GAAGAGAAAATCTAGGCTCCCTGATGGACTTGAAAGGACAGACAATCCACTGGGACAG AACTCCCCAGTTGGGATGGTGTATACTAATCAGGCCATGACCGGAGAGGAACCAGAGGAACCAGCAGAAGACCAGCCTGAGGAGATCCACTACGGTGAGATAGACTTCTCCAAACTTCGGCCCAAAGAGACACCAGCTGTAGCCCTGGACAGGGAACAGGGGCAGGAGAGTGAATACGCTGAAGTCAGTGTGACCAGGAGAGGGGCCCAGGAACCTCCAGTTAAAACTACTTCAGGATCGGTGTCcgttccacgggacggttga
- the si:dkeyp-28d2.4 gene encoding sialic acid-binding Ig-like lectin 6 isoform X1: protein MLEKLLMLRSYFCLFLTILIENNHSKSKLVLNALLKGTSTVFSPCRLWYSNQQPFGNWTNSLNARHSNRKYVTDATQFNFNTVVCQKPLRVCDSFSFPVDGFHDCKVNVNSDMACSTDNMFLIGLFMSGVLACFGQRHLITTMPEKLDVLSGSCVQIPCAFDVPQDCSTFNSTVITSGVWIKESPYFGGRLNIVIFNSSKTYNTYQGKITGNMSWKDCTTVFFNVTSSYTNSYFFRIESRPFSATDPEKSVHIAVRDLPLRPKITVSGEMKEERPVSLNCSAAAPCPKHSPKLTWTLPTLFTPENQLQENSDQTKSVLSTVTFTASHLHHEKNITCTAVYPVGTSNKTAEHTMTLNVLFSPKNTSASLSPADPVSVGSCVNLTCSSTANPPVTNFTWFQICGGKPTQVASGQTYTINVTVGDGGMYYCEARNNHGIEKSMKVLLAIEGQEEPLNPSVLGIAGAGGTLGVILLIILITFFGWKRKSRLPDGLERTDNPLGQNSPVGMVYTNQAMTGEEPEEPAEDQPEEIHYGEIDFSKLRPKETPAVALDREQGQESEYAEVSVTRRGAQEPPVKTTSGSVSVPRDG from the exons atgcttgagaaattgctcatgctaagaagctatttttgtttatttctgaccattttaattgaaaacaatcacagtaagagcAAACTCgtgttaaatgccttgctcaagggcacatcaacagttttttcaccttgtcggctctggTATTCTAACCAGCAACCATTCGGTAACTGGACAAACAGTCTAAACGCTAGGCATAGTAATAGGAAGTATGTGACTGATGCAACTCAATTTAATTTTAACACTGTTGTTTGTCAGAAACCACTACGGGTGTGTGATAGCTTCTCCTTTCCTGTGGATGGTTTTCATGATTGTAAG GTGAATGTGAATTCTGACATGGCATGTAGTACTGACAACATGTTTCTCATTGGCCTCTTTATGTCAG GTGTTTTGGCCTGTTTTGGCCAAAGACATTTGATCACCACAATGCCAGAGAAATTGGATGTACTGAGTGGCTCCTGTGTTCAAATCCCATGTGCATTTGATGTTCCTCAAGATTGCTCTACATTTAACAGCACAGTAATTACCTCCGGAGTGTGGATTAAAGAATCACCGTACTTTGGTGGCAGGCTGAACATTGTGATATTTAACAGTAGTAAGACATACAACACCTATCAAGGGAAGATAACTGGAAACATGTCCTGGAAGGACTGCACCACAGTCTTCTTCAATGTAACCTCTAGTTACACTAACAGCTACTTCTTCAGAATTGAGAGTAGACCATTCAGCGCAACAGACCCTGAGAAGTCTGTTCATATAGCTGTCAGAG ATTTGCCTCTCAGACCCAAAATTACTGTCTCAGGTGAGATGAAGGAAGAGAGGCCTGTCAGTTTGAACTGCTCTGCTGCAGCTCCCTGTCCCAAACACTCTCCTAAACTGACATGGACTCTCCCAACCCTGTTTACACCTGAGAACCAACTGCAAGAGAATTCAGATCAAACCAAATCTGTTCTCTCCACGGTGACATTCACTGCTTCACACCTTCATCATGAGAAGAACATCACTTGTACTGCAGTCTACCCAGTGGGAACAAGCAACAAGACAGCTGAACATACCATGACGCTTAACGTTTTAT tctctcctaaaAACACCTCAGCCTCCCTCAGTCCAGCTGATCCAGTATCAGTGGGCAGTTGTGTGAATCTGACCTGCAGCAGCACAGCCAACCCTCCTGTGACAAACTTCACCTGGTTCCAGATTTGTGGGGGTAAACCAACACAGGTAGCATCTGGACAGACCTACACCATCAATGTGACTGTTGGTGATGGAGGGATGTACTACTGTGAAGCAAGAAATAATCACGGCATTGAGAAGTCAATGAAAGTGCTTCTAGCTATTGAAG GGCAAGAAGAGCCTCTTAACCCAAGCGTTTTGGGAATTGCAGGAGCAGGAGGAACCTTGGGAGTAATTTTGCTAATCATCCTGATCACTTTCTTTGGATG GAAGAGAAAATCTAGGCTCCCTGATGGACTTGAAAGGACAGACAATCCACTGGGACAG AACTCCCCAGTTGGGATGGTGTATACTAATCAGGCCATGACCGGAGAGGAACCAGAGGAACCAGCAGAAGACCAGCCTGAGGAGATCCACTACGGTGAGATAGACTTCTCCAAACTTCGGCCCAAAGAGACACCAGCTGTAGCCCTGGACAGGGAACAGGGGCAGGAGAGTGAATACGCTGAAGTCAGTGTGACCAGGAGAGGGGCCCAGGAACCTCCAGTTAAAACTACTTCAGGATCGGTGTCcgttccacgggacggttga
- the LOC112227809 gene encoding transmembrane 9 superfamily member 1, producing the protein MMAEIEHPNQQGVCRMIGYCILVLCLVPQITWATVSYKQGDPVTLYVNKVGPYHNPQETYHYYTLPVCRPKEVHHKSLSLGEVLDGDRMAESLYEIKFRENTEKKLLCQLTLTEKEVDQLREAIEELYYFEFVLDDIPIWGFVGYMEESGFLPHSHKVGLWTHLDFNIEYNGNSVIFANVSVKDSKPVPLEEGGAGHGAVGTGGGLALSFSYSVHWFESPLNHARRAERLRDYSFFPKTLEIHWLSIINSLVLVVLLLGFVIIILMRVLKNDFARYNVEEEGGCDDLDQGDNGWKIIHTDVFRFPPYKSLLCAVLGVGAQFLTLATGIIVMALLGMFNVHRHGAINSAAIMLYALTSCVSGYCSCSFYTQIHGQRWVWNIILTSSLFSAPLFLTWSVVNSVHWWSGSTQALPASTVLLLLGAWVLVGFPLTVIGGIVGKNRAGNFQAPCRTRNIARQIPTQPWYKHTAVHMSIGGFLPFSAISVELYYIFATVWGREHYTLYGILLCVFAILLSVGACISVALTYFLLSGEDYRWWWRSVLSTGSTGLFIFVYSVFYYRNRSSMSGLVQSAEFFGYSLLTALVFSLMLGTVSFWASLVFIRYIYRSLKMD; encoded by the exons ATGATGGCTGAAATTGAACATCCTAACCAGCAAGGAGTCTGCCGGATGATAGGTTATTGCATCTTGGTCCTGTGTCTCGTGCCACAGATAACATGGGCTACAGTGAGCTACAAGCAAGGGGATCCTGTAACATTATATGTCAACAAAGTTGGTCCTTACCATAACCCTCAGGAAACGTATCATTACTACACGTTGCCTGTTTGCAGGCCTAAAGAG GTGCACCACAAGTCCCTTAGTCTAGGAGAAGTGCTTGATGGGGATCGGATGGCAGAGTCCCTGTATGAAATCAAAttcagagagaatacagagaagaAGTTACTCTGCCAGCTAACCCTCACAGAGAAAGAG GTGGACCAACTCCGAGAGGCCATAGAGGAGCTGTATTACTTTGAGTTTGTCCTGGATGACATTCCCATATGGGGCTTTGTGGGGTACATGGAGGAGAGTGGCTTCCTGCCCCATAGTCATAAG gtggGGCTGTGGACACACCTGGACTTCAACATTGAGTACAACGGAAACTCTGTGATCTTCGCCAACGTCTCCGTGAAGGACTCTAAGCCAGTGCCCCTGGAGGAGGGTGGCGCCGGGCATGGGGCGGTGGGGACGGGCGGCGGGCTGGCACTGTCCTTCTCCTACAGCGTGCACTGGTTCGAGAGCCCTCTGAACCACGCCCGGCGGGCCGAGAGGCTGAGGGACTACTCGTTCTTCCCCAAGACCCTAGAGATCCACTGGCTGTCTATTATCAACTCCCTGGTGCTGGTGGTACTGCTGCTGGGCTtcgtcatcatcatcctcatgaGGGTCCTCAAGAATGACTTTGCCAG GTACAATGTTGAGGAGGAGGGTGGCTGTGATGATCTGGACCAAGGGGATAATGGCTGGAAGATCATCCACACAGATGTCTTTAGGTTCCCCCCTTATAAAAGcctgctgtgtgctgtgttgGGAGTGGGGGCTCAGTTTCTAACCCTGGCCACAG GGATCATCGTCATGGCGCTGCTGGGAATGTTTAATGTGCATCGACATGGTGCTATCAACTCGGCTGCCATCATGCTGTACGCGTTGACGAGCTGCGTGTCAGGATACTGCTCCTGTAGCTTCTACACACAGATACATGGCCAGCGCTGGGTCTGGAATATCATCCTCACCTCTTCACTCTTCTCAG CTCCCCTGTTCCTGACTTGGAGTGTGGTGAACTCAGTCCACTGGTGGAGCGGCTCTACCCAGGCCCTGCCTGCCTCtacagtgctgctgctgctgggggcCTGGGTCCTGGTGGGATTCCCCCTCACTGTCATCGGGGGCATTGTGGGCAAGAACCGTGCAGGCAACTTCCAGGCCCCCTGTCGCACACGCAACATCGCCCGCCAGATCCCCACACAGCCCTGGTACAAGCACACGGCTGTACACATGTCCATTGGGGGCTTCCTGCCTTTCAG tgcCATCTCAGTGGAGCTGTACTACATCTTCGCCACCGTGTGGGGACGCGAGCATTACACCCTGTACGGCATCCTCCTCTGCGTCTTCGCCATCCTCCTCTCGGTGGGCGCCTGCATCTCGGTGGCGCTCACCTACTTCCTGCTGTCGGGCGAGGACTACCGCTGGTGGTGGCGCAGTGTGCTGAGCACAGGTTCCACGGGCCTCTTCATCTTTGTCTACTCAGTCTTTTACTACCGCAATCGTTCGAGTATGAGCGGCCTGGTGCAGAGCGCAGAGTTCTTTGGTTACTCACTCCTCACAGCGCTGGTCTTTTCCCTCATGCTGGGTACTGTCTCCTTCTGGGCCTCGCTGGTCTTTATTCGCTACATCTACCGCAGCCTCAAGATGGACTAA